In Geopsychrobacter electrodiphilus DSM 16401, a single window of DNA contains:
- a CDS encoding APC family permease: MAKKDGKIGFFEATAIGIGGMVGGGIFAVLGLSVQQARGGAPLAFAIAGVVALVTAYSYTKLAVQYPSKGGTVTFLDRAFGPSLFTGTLNILLWISYIVMLSLYAFAFGSYGANFFPEAWHLFGKHFLITAIVLVVTGLNLLSADLIGEAEDWIVGIKLSILLLFIALGIPGIDPSRLAPAAWSPALDLVTGGMIIFLAYEGFELIANAAEDVREPARVLPRAFFTAVGFVLVLYVLIAAVAVGNLPVEGIVAAKDYALAVAAKPFLGQAGFLLITVAALLSTASAINATIYGAARLSYTIAKDGELPKELSRKIWNEPLEGLLITAGGTLLIANLFDISNLSTMGSAGFLLIFAAVNGANVRLAERTSSRRWISLAGVTLCLGALGALLWQTLAHHPARVMILGGMLGLAFFIELGFRLVTGRKLNPSRQETR; encoded by the coding sequence ATGGCGAAAAAAGACGGGAAAATCGGGTTTTTCGAAGCGACCGCCATCGGTATCGGCGGCATGGTCGGAGGCGGTATCTTTGCCGTCCTCGGCCTTTCGGTTCAGCAGGCACGGGGCGGAGCGCCCCTGGCCTTTGCCATCGCAGGGGTGGTGGCCCTGGTCACCGCTTATTCCTATACGAAACTGGCGGTGCAGTATCCGAGCAAGGGCGGGACGGTGACCTTTCTCGACCGAGCCTTCGGCCCCAGCCTCTTCACCGGAACCCTCAACATCCTCCTCTGGATCAGCTATATCGTCATGCTCTCCCTTTACGCCTTCGCCTTCGGCAGTTACGGAGCGAACTTCTTTCCCGAAGCCTGGCACCTGTTCGGCAAGCATTTCCTCATCACCGCCATCGTCCTCGTCGTTACCGGCCTGAACCTCCTCAGCGCCGACCTCATCGGTGAGGCCGAAGACTGGATCGTCGGGATCAAGCTGAGCATCCTCCTGCTCTTTATCGCCCTCGGTATTCCGGGGATCGATCCCTCCCGGCTGGCTCCTGCCGCCTGGAGCCCGGCCCTTGATCTGGTCACCGGCGGCATGATTATCTTCCTCGCCTACGAGGGGTTCGAACTGATCGCCAACGCCGCCGAAGATGTCCGCGAACCGGCCAGAGTCCTCCCCCGGGCTTTCTTTACCGCCGTCGGTTTTGTCCTGGTTCTCTATGTTTTGATCGCCGCCGTCGCCGTCGGCAACCTCCCCGTCGAAGGCATCGTTGCCGCCAAGGATTATGCGCTGGCGGTGGCGGCAAAACCGTTTCTTGGTCAGGCCGGGTTTCTTCTTATTACCGTCGCGGCCCTGCTGTCAACCGCCTCGGCTATCAATGCCACGATCTATGGCGCTGCGCGGCTCAGTTACACCATCGCCAAGGACGGAGAACTTCCCAAAGAGCTCAGTCGAAAGATCTGGAATGAACCGCTGGAGGGATTGCTGATCACGGCTGGCGGGACCCTGCTGATTGCTAACCTCTTCGACATCTCGAACCTGTCGACCATGGGGAGCGCCGGGTTTCTGCTGATTTTCGCTGCGGTCAATGGAGCCAACGTCCGCCTGGCCGAGCGCACCTCGAGCCGGCGCTGGATCTCCCTGGCCGGAGTGACCCTCTGTCTGGGGGCCCTGGGCGCCCTCCTCTGGCAGACCCTGGCCCATCACCCGGCGCGGGTCATGATTCTGGGCGGCATGCTGGGGCTGGCTTTCTTCATCGAGCTCGGCTTCCGCCTGGTTACGGGGCGGAAACTTAATCCCTCCAGACAGGAGACAAGATAA
- a CDS encoding double-cubane-cluster-containing anaerobic reductase, producing MNQETFAIKSDPVLWEKLNMDVERFSNIPPMLTGAYKNIFLSQKNRPARMAYFDEMIENIFSGRIQEIVTAKEEGRPVVGTFCVFVPEEIIQAVNGVCVGLCGGSPGSIPDAEKILPRNICPMVKSAFGFKVGRICPYFQAVDLVYGETTCDAKKKTWELLNEYVPTHVMEIPQMKRERDKTMWVEEVRDFKTEIEKVSGKEVTFEKLQLSIKILNAKRQVMQRLNNLRHHNPSPISGKDMLLIQQIAFYDSPERFTAQVNALCAELEARISKGEAVAPAATPRIMVSGTPMALPNWKIHNIIETSGAIVVNEESCIGTRYYKDCIDESSATVDEQLLRLTERYMQIDCSCFTPNDERIAQVLWEYKASGAQGLIDYCLQFCHTYNIEAVKLRAACERAGIPFLAIESDYSPEDIGQLQTRIEAFIEQIQG from the coding sequence ATGAATCAGGAGACCTTTGCCATCAAGTCGGACCCGGTGTTGTGGGAAAAGTTAAATATGGACGTGGAACGTTTCAGCAACATTCCACCCATGTTGACCGGCGCCTACAAGAACATCTTTCTTTCCCAGAAAAATCGTCCCGCCCGGATGGCCTACTTTGACGAGATGATAGAAAATATTTTTAGCGGGCGCATTCAGGAGATTGTCACCGCCAAGGAGGAGGGGCGACCGGTCGTCGGGACCTTTTGCGTATTCGTGCCTGAAGAGATCATTCAGGCGGTTAACGGGGTCTGTGTCGGACTCTGCGGCGGGTCGCCGGGTTCGATCCCCGATGCCGAAAAAATCCTGCCGCGTAATATCTGCCCCATGGTCAAGTCGGCCTTCGGCTTCAAGGTTGGTCGGATATGCCCCTACTTTCAGGCCGTCGATCTGGTCTATGGCGAGACGACCTGCGACGCCAAGAAGAAAACCTGGGAACTGCTCAATGAATATGTACCGACCCATGTCATGGAGATCCCGCAGATGAAGCGTGAACGGGACAAAACCATGTGGGTAGAGGAGGTTCGTGACTTCAAGACCGAAATTGAGAAAGTCAGCGGCAAGGAAGTGACCTTCGAAAAACTGCAGTTATCCATCAAAATTCTGAACGCCAAACGCCAGGTTATGCAGCGGCTCAACAATTTGCGTCACCATAACCCCTCGCCGATCAGCGGCAAGGATATGCTGCTGATTCAGCAGATCGCCTTTTACGACAGCCCCGAACGCTTCACCGCACAGGTCAACGCACTCTGTGCTGAACTTGAGGCACGCATCAGCAAAGGGGAGGCGGTAGCGCCTGCTGCTACTCCGCGGATTATGGTATCCGGCACGCCGATGGCCCTGCCTAACTGGAAAATCCACAACATTATCGAGACCTCCGGGGCCATAGTGGTGAACGAGGAGAGCTGCATCGGGACGCGTTACTACAAGGACTGCATCGATGAAAGCTCCGCAACCGTCGATGAGCAGCTTTTGCGTCTGACCGAGCGCTACATGCAGATTGACTGCTCCTGCTTTACCCCGAACGACGAACGGATCGCCCAGGTGCTCTGGGAATATAAGGCTTCCGGCGCCCAGGGGCTGATCGACTACTGCCTGCAGTTTTGTCATACCTATAACATCGAAGCGGTCAAGCTGCGCGCTGCCTGTGAGCGGGCAGGGATCCCGTTTCTGGCGATTGAATCTGACTATTCACCCGAAGATATCGGCCAGCTGCAAACCAGAATTGAAGCTTTTATCGAGCAGATTCAGGGCTGA
- a CDS encoding MlaD family protein, translating to MYLKTAIRVIFSAMLLLLLFGCKDSPLQFSVQFETLGDLKAKVPVYLDETRIGKVDQITSTDDGNFLVKVSIAPEYRSKLTQNAKFYIGQDPQNANSSALRGVQKVAGGTPLEDGTIVQGVKAPSLIDSLISALKQNADEASATLQHKVEEFKLSAAAKSNELSRQLEKSLADINQQFRELDLSNRFTPSDEEISQLKDALDTFIDEFERAGKQLQDQLRTEVIPQLRQELEALKKRLERDRREEKIKEIEVKLNELTAV from the coding sequence ATGTACCTGAAAACCGCGATCAGAGTTATATTCTCCGCGATGTTGCTGCTCCTGCTCTTTGGCTGCAAGGACTCGCCACTGCAATTCTCCGTTCAGTTTGAGACCCTGGGCGACCTGAAAGCCAAGGTCCCTGTCTACCTCGACGAGACCCGCATTGGTAAGGTTGACCAGATCACCTCAACCGACGACGGAAATTTCCTCGTCAAGGTCAGTATCGCCCCGGAATACCGCAGCAAGCTCACGCAGAATGCCAAATTCTACATCGGCCAGGATCCGCAGAACGCCAATAGCAGTGCCTTGCGCGGCGTGCAGAAGGTGGCGGGCGGCACGCCGCTCGAAGATGGTACGATCGTCCAGGGGGTAAAGGCGCCCAGTTTGATTGACAGTCTGATCTCTGCCCTGAAGCAGAATGCCGATGAAGCCTCCGCAACCCTGCAGCATAAGGTCGAAGAATTCAAACTGTCCGCTGCGGCGAAATCAAATGAACTGAGTCGTCAACTCGAAAAATCCCTGGCCGACATCAACCAGCAATTCAGGGAGCTCGACCTGAGCAACAGGTTCACGCCCAGCGATGAAGAAATCAGCCAGCTGAAAGATGCGCTGGATACGTTTATTGATGAATTCGAGCGCGCCGGCAAACAGTTGCAGGACCAACTGCGCACCGAGGTCATTCCGCAATTGCGCCAGGAGCTGGAAGCGCTGAAGAAAAGACTTGAAAGAGATCGCCGTGAAGAGAAAATCAAGGAGATTGAGGTCAAATTGAATGAGCTGACCGCGGTGTAG
- a CDS encoding DsrE family protein, with protein MSATNRTNSRMISLLLATACLLLLSSSAWAAGYDNSLKGVGKYDVLFEVSQGNPKVANLVFWAVRNAYQAPEVKALPVPPKVAVVFHGPVVKLLSTNRDPFNSAEWAQVEKFQQTLREMKKDGVHLEVCKYAAKIMGVDNETIIPEIDQVDNGFVSVVGYQMQGYAVVRIP; from the coding sequence ATGTCAGCAACAAACAGAACGAACAGTCGAATGATCAGTCTCCTGCTGGCAACAGCCTGCCTGCTTCTGCTCTCTTCATCCGCCTGGGCGGCGGGCTACGATAACTCTTTAAAGGGTGTCGGTAAATATGATGTTCTTTTTGAGGTGAGCCAGGGAAATCCGAAGGTTGCAAATCTGGTTTTTTGGGCGGTAAGAAACGCCTATCAAGCCCCTGAAGTCAAGGCTCTGCCAGTTCCGCCCAAGGTCGCCGTCGTGTTTCACGGTCCGGTGGTAAAGCTTTTGTCCACCAATCGGGATCCGTTTAACAGTGCGGAGTGGGCCCAGGTTGAAAAATTCCAGCAAACGCTGCGCGAAATGAAGAAAGATGGCGTACACCTTGAGGTCTGCAAATACGCGGCGAAGATCATGGGCGTAGACAATGAGACAATCATCCCCGAAATTGATCAGGTCGATAACGGCTTCGTCTCGGTGGTCGGATACCAGATGCAGGGATACGCTGTTGTTCGCATCCCTTAA
- a CDS encoding AsmA family protein, whose translation MKRFLKIFGLIILTLVVIIAGGITYLVATVDLDQVKQKISQQVKKETGRDLQIKGDLDLSFFPWLGVKIGETHLGNAAGFSGDFAAFSRAEVRLKLIPLFSRQVEMSTLIFDGFNLNLTRRKDGINNWADLTARSQPATGTRAPQAGHPETKALALFLEGAEIRNANVRFEDQQARTSYALNDLNLTVGQVGLRRDVPFELSFKLKFSEPQLSGDYQLKGITNLDPEAGLVKIRDLKFDSSHQAGGLPFTSATLSFTTNLVFDQNRQQLEVKPFSLRATVKGPELPNQAMELTLETALSFDAKTMAASFKPLKISLPGANFQGDLAFAQIGAKQQIDFTLATDQVDLDRLVVPAPSAAPTASPAPAEPAAAATANSGLRKLVVNGDLKIGKLTRQTLLVSDIAMHLKMRDGVLDVSPLTARLYQGLASSSLSADLREAAPKLKVNLNLKGFKIGDYLKAALQKDIIEGTADVTADLQLTAADTDAIKRSLNGTAAFKINEGALKGINIPDLIRRARAALAGQPLPPASNQSTDFTELSGTVKIVDGIASNDDLLMKSPLLRIGGKGSVNLPQERVNYLVTAQLVNTLAGQGGAELKDLVGVPLPIRVKGSLSKPEWELDLKTVLESKARAQLKGVFDEALKDPQKALKDPKSLLEEPKKTIEGLKKLFK comes from the coding sequence ATGAAACGCTTTCTGAAAATTTTTGGCCTGATCATCCTGACCCTGGTGGTGATTATCGCCGGGGGAATCACTTACCTGGTCGCCACCGTCGATCTTGATCAGGTCAAACAAAAGATCAGCCAGCAGGTCAAGAAAGAGACCGGGCGCGATCTGCAGATCAAGGGGGACCTCGATCTGAGCTTCTTCCCCTGGCTCGGGGTCAAGATCGGTGAAACCCACCTCGGCAACGCGGCCGGCTTCAGCGGAGACTTCGCCGCCTTCTCGCGCGCCGAGGTGCGCCTGAAGCTGATCCCGCTCTTCTCTCGCCAGGTGGAGATGAGCACGCTGATCTTCGACGGCTTCAATCTCAACCTGACCCGACGCAAAGACGGGATCAATAACTGGGCCGACCTCACCGCACGCAGCCAGCCTGCGACTGGCACCAGGGCACCGCAGGCGGGCCACCCCGAAACAAAGGCGCTGGCGCTGTTTCTGGAGGGAGCCGAGATTCGCAACGCCAATGTCCGCTTCGAAGACCAGCAGGCCCGCACCAGCTACGCCCTCAATGATCTCAACCTGACGGTCGGTCAGGTCGGCTTGCGCCGCGATGTGCCGTTCGAACTCAGCTTCAAGCTCAAGTTCAGCGAACCGCAACTGAGCGGTGATTACCAGCTCAAGGGGATCACCAACCTCGACCCCGAGGCCGGGCTGGTGAAGATTCGGGACCTGAAGTTCGACTCCAGCCACCAGGCCGGCGGGCTCCCCTTCACGAGCGCGACCCTTAGCTTCACCACCAACCTGGTGTTTGACCAGAACCGCCAGCAGCTCGAGGTTAAACCCTTCAGTTTGCGGGCCACCGTCAAAGGACCGGAGCTCCCCAACCAGGCTATGGAACTGACTCTCGAGACCGCGCTGAGCTTCGATGCCAAAACCATGGCGGCGTCCTTCAAACCGCTGAAGATCAGCCTGCCGGGCGCGAATTTTCAGGGTGATCTTGCCTTCGCCCAGATCGGCGCGAAGCAGCAGATCGATTTCACCCTGGCCACAGATCAAGTCGATCTCGACCGACTGGTCGTCCCTGCCCCCTCCGCTGCACCAACCGCGAGCCCGGCACCGGCCGAACCCGCCGCCGCAGCCACGGCGAATTCGGGGCTGCGTAAACTGGTGGTCAACGGCGACCTGAAGATCGGCAAGCTGACCAGGCAGACCCTGCTCGTGAGTGACATCGCCATGCACCTCAAGATGCGTGACGGTGTGCTGGACGTCAGTCCGCTGACCGCCAGGCTCTACCAGGGGCTGGCCAGCAGCAGCCTCAGCGCCGATCTTCGCGAGGCGGCGCCAAAGCTCAAGGTCAACCTCAACCTCAAGGGCTTCAAGATCGGTGACTACCTGAAGGCCGCCTTGCAGAAGGATATTATCGAGGGGACCGCCGATGTAACCGCCGACCTGCAGCTGACCGCAGCCGACACCGACGCCATCAAGCGCAGCCTCAACGGCACCGCAGCCTTCAAGATCAACGAAGGGGCGCTCAAAGGGATCAACATCCCCGATCTGATCCGCCGTGCCAGGGCAGCCCTCGCCGGCCAGCCCCTCCCGCCGGCCAGCAACCAGAGCACCGATTTCACCGAACTCTCCGGGACAGTCAAGATTGTCGACGGCATCGCCAGTAATGACGACCTGCTCATGAAATCACCGCTGCTGCGCATCGGCGGCAAGGGGAGCGTCAACCTGCCACAGGAACGGGTGAATTACCTGGTGACCGCCCAACTCGTCAACACCCTCGCTGGCCAGGGTGGCGCAGAGCTCAAGGATCTGGTCGGGGTTCCCCTCCCGATCCGCGTTAAAGGGAGTTTAAGCAAGCCGGAGTGGGAGCTCGACCTGAAAACCGTGCTTGAATCGAAGGCCAGGGCCCAGCTCAAGGGGGTGTTTGATGAGGCGCTTAAGGACCCGCAAAAGGCGTTGAAGGATCCCAAGTCGCTGCTTGAGGAGCCGAAAAAGACCATCGAGGGGTTAAAGAAACTCTTCAAATAA
- a CDS encoding ABC1 kinase family protein, whose protein sequence is MSVSINPVKSSFFRAAPRLLQILRVLARHKFLGALRGKGHWPSPKEVRETFEELGLTFLKLGQVLAMRRDLLPGAYIDELELLHDQLPAMDFAAERSTIENELGDPLMLIFASFNETPIAAATIAQVHEATLHDGRRVAVKVQRPDLEEMISTDITAMTYLVKLFEGLFPRLRGLDLPVLVSEFAKSLTKETDFYHEARSIILFRTALADLPDLWIPDVLAEFSSESVLTMEFSTGERIDLYAKQHPEAMPKAIKTLVRLTLQTIFEEGLFHADPHPGNVLVLPDGRLSLLDFGMTGELDEAMRESLTHLLGAVVKGDARGATDAYLEMAPQGSEKVNRAALLLDIKAVLYDIHRNDLANVSIGKSFDSLLRAGSRHGVHNPGEFFLLTRTFVILESMIRQLDPEHDYLGAFREEITRLTKQHFSVERMKEKTGKLGHEMDRLASDGPGDLRQILRRLAEGNLGRVQAPAVEALGGRITRNLERLTTAIAAAALVIGGALLVEGRLGGWYHVLGEVMVVSGITAMVIVFVGILRGDQGRGRGRR, encoded by the coding sequence ATGTCCGTATCGATCAACCCGGTTAAAAGTAGCTTCTTTCGCGCAGCGCCGCGACTGTTACAAATTTTGCGGGTCCTCGCTCGCCATAAATTTTTGGGGGCTCTGCGCGGCAAAGGCCATTGGCCATCGCCAAAAGAGGTTCGTGAGACTTTTGAGGAATTGGGACTGACCTTCCTGAAGTTAGGACAGGTTCTCGCTATGCGGCGCGACTTGCTGCCAGGCGCCTACATCGATGAGTTGGAACTGTTGCACGACCAGTTGCCGGCGATGGACTTTGCGGCGGAGCGTTCTACGATCGAAAATGAACTGGGTGACCCGTTGATGCTGATATTCGCCTCCTTCAACGAAACCCCCATCGCAGCCGCCACCATCGCTCAAGTACATGAGGCGACCTTGCACGATGGACGTCGCGTCGCTGTCAAAGTGCAGCGACCCGACCTTGAAGAGATGATCTCCACCGATATTACGGCAATGACCTACCTGGTCAAGCTGTTCGAAGGGCTGTTTCCCCGTTTGCGTGGTCTCGATCTGCCGGTTCTGGTGAGTGAATTCGCAAAAAGTCTGACCAAAGAAACCGATTTTTATCACGAAGCACGCTCCATCATCCTCTTTCGTACCGCACTGGCGGATCTCCCCGACCTTTGGATTCCCGATGTTCTGGCCGAGTTTTCAAGCGAAAGCGTCCTGACAATGGAGTTTTCGACCGGTGAACGGATCGATCTTTACGCCAAACAGCACCCGGAAGCGATGCCGAAAGCGATCAAGACCCTGGTCAGACTGACACTGCAAACCATCTTTGAAGAAGGTTTGTTTCATGCCGATCCGCATCCCGGCAATGTTCTGGTCCTGCCCGACGGACGCCTCTCCCTGCTCGATTTCGGCATGACGGGTGAGCTTGACGAAGCGATGCGCGAATCACTGACGCACCTCCTCGGCGCGGTGGTCAAGGGGGACGCACGGGGTGCTACCGACGCCTATCTCGAAATGGCACCGCAAGGGAGTGAAAAGGTCAATCGTGCAGCGCTGCTGCTGGACATCAAAGCCGTACTTTATGACATTCATAGAAACGATCTGGCAAACGTTTCCATCGGAAAATCCTTCGATTCCCTGTTGCGTGCCGGCAGTCGACACGGAGTCCACAACCCTGGGGAATTTTTCCTCCTGACGCGGACCTTCGTCATCCTCGAGTCAATGATCCGACAACTCGACCCGGAACATGACTATCTTGGTGCCTTTCGTGAAGAGATCACACGCCTGACCAAGCAGCACTTTTCTGTGGAGCGGATGAAGGAAAAGACCGGCAAACTGGGACACGAAATGGACCGCCTGGCCAGTGACGGTCCCGGCGATTTGCGTCAAATTCTGCGTCGTCTGGCCGAAGGCAATCTCGGCCGGGTTCAGGCCCCGGCGGTAGAGGCGCTGGGAGGGCGAATCACGCGTAATCTCGAGAGACTGACCACTGCCATCGCCGCGGCGGCCCTGGTAATCGGCGGTGCCTTGCTGGTAGAGGGCCGCTTGGGTGGCTGGTACCATGTTTTAGGCGAGGTCATGGTTGTCAGCGGAATTACAGCTATGGTTATCGTTTTTGTCGGTATTCTGCGCGGCGATCAAGGCCGTGGTCGGGGTCGGCGCTGA
- a CDS encoding spondin domain-containing protein, translating into MSRYRIINTFCLALCLGLLAPGLALAGTESGQGYKVILTNLTKHQVLTPPLLVSHKHSFKLFTLAQPASAELAALAEGGNTQPLMALLGTRDDVMDLVVASEPILPGGSITLKITSKGRFNSLSLAGMLATSNDAFFAINGSELPNNGSQLLTAIAYDAGSEANTEVCSDVPGPPCTPESGNQRVTTGAEGFVHVHNGIHGIGDLNPADLDWHNPVVKVEITRIK; encoded by the coding sequence ATGTCAAGGTATCGCATTATAAACACTTTTTGCCTGGCCTTGTGCCTGGGTCTACTCGCCCCCGGCCTGGCACTGGCAGGCACAGAGAGTGGACAGGGGTATAAGGTCATTCTCACCAATCTGACCAAACATCAGGTGTTGACCCCGCCGCTGCTTGTCAGTCACAAGCACAGCTTCAAGCTTTTTACCCTGGCCCAGCCGGCGAGTGCAGAACTCGCAGCCCTGGCTGAAGGCGGAAACACCCAGCCCCTTATGGCTCTGCTCGGCACCCGGGATGATGTTATGGATCTGGTCGTCGCCAGCGAACCGATTCTGCCGGGGGGATCAATCACCCTGAAGATCACCAGTAAGGGGCGATTCAACAGCCTGAGTCTGGCCGGCATGTTGGCGACCAGCAACGACGCCTTCTTCGCGATTAATGGCAGCGAGCTGCCCAACAACGGCAGCCAGCTCCTGACCGCTATTGCTTACGATGCCGGCAGCGAAGCCAACACCGAGGTCTGCAGCGACGTTCCGGGTCCACCCTGCACGCCGGAGAGCGGTAACCAGCGGGTGACGACGGGGGCCGAAGGGTTTGTTCACGTGCATAACGGCATTCATGGTATCGGGGATCTGAATCCCGCCGACCTGGACTGGCACAACCCGGTGGTCAAGGTCGAGATCACACGGATTAAGTAA
- a CDS encoding acyl-CoA dehydratase activase — MFLGIDLGSRTIKLAAVKDGQLLTSKVAESGFEPHNQALTMLKDHQASSLLDTAGIVATGYGRHLAEKHFADAVITEIKAHALGARHLFPDCRTILDVGGQDSKVISLTPDGRVASFQMNDKCAAGTGRFMEMMAGTLGFSLSEFGLAAAESDQVVPINSMCAVFAESEVVSLKNRGLPASDIARSIHLAVVERVAGMLERLGICGELIFSGGVANNAFLVAQLEKRIGVPVRVPECPDIIGALGAALHAETSHAK; from the coding sequence ATGTTTTTAGGGATTGATCTCGGCTCGCGGACGATCAAGCTGGCGGCCGTAAAAGACGGGCAACTGTTGACGTCGAAGGTGGCTGAAAGCGGTTTTGAGCCGCACAATCAGGCACTCACCATGCTTAAGGATCATCAGGCTTCGAGTCTTCTGGATACCGCCGGAATCGTGGCGACCGGTTACGGTCGCCACCTGGCGGAGAAGCACTTCGCTGATGCGGTCATCACCGAGATAAAAGCGCACGCCCTGGGTGCACGCCATCTGTTCCCCGACTGCCGCACCATCCTCGATGTCGGTGGTCAGGATTCAAAGGTGATCTCATTGACCCCCGACGGCCGGGTCGCCAGTTTTCAGATGAACGATAAATGCGCCGCCGGGACGGGGCGCTTTATGGAGATGATGGCCGGAACGCTCGGATTTTCACTCAGCGAGTTTGGGCTGGCCGCAGCCGAATCGGACCAGGTGGTTCCGATCAACAGCATGTGCGCTGTTTTTGCCGAGTCGGAGGTTGTCTCACTCAAAAATCGCGGTCTGCCCGCGTCGGATATCGCCCGCTCGATCCACCTGGCCGTGGTCGAGCGGGTTGCGGGGATGCTCGAGCGTTTGGGGATTTGCGGAGAGCTGATCTTTTCCGGCGGAGTGGCCAATAACGCCTTCCTTGTCGCTCAACTCGAAAAAAGAATCGGGGTTCCGGTGCGGGTGCCTGAATGCCCGGATATTATTGGAGCCCTTGGCGCAGCCTTGCATGCGGAAACCAGCCACGCGAAATAG